From the genome of Anopheles funestus chromosome 2RL, idAnoFuneDA-416_04, whole genome shotgun sequence:
GCTCTGTAGAATGTTGTATTTTCAACCCAAAAATAGCAATAATGCAAGAATTAAAAatctaacaacaaaaaatacacaattcCTTCCAACTTCCAGTACTTCAAGAGTCGTTGAGTTATTGTGCTTTGTTGTACGAAACCAACAACCTAAGGAACATTGTACTCAACGTCCTCGGAGATGTAAAGTACCATATTTCAAGTAGGCAAAGTATTGCCTACGGAAGACGAAACACCTCCGTTTCGTATACGGCCACATTCAAGCTGACATCAGCAAAAGGAAGTTTACATTTTGGCTTCAAAGCACATTTCTTATCTTTCTTTCCACTTCCACGAGACAGACACCCGAGCTCGGTTAGCCTTTCCGACCACGTAGATAGGGCAAACAAGAGATCACAGATCCGTGTACAGGTTGGAGAGAGTTTTCGACTGCTGAATGTTTCCATTGTGGTTgatttccgtttctttttttcccacccGTTAGTTCCCTATCTGTGGCAGTACTTTGCTCAATGATGAAGGGTGGACATCAATGTGGACTTTGACTATCAAAATCCTCTTGGTTTTTGGCGCCCGGAACAAATAAAACTGGTAGAACTTTCCCGATAAATGGCTCGTCTCTAAGTACCGGCAAGTAGTAGCTATTGTCCACGATGAAGAATACGACACCATTATCATCAACTACCGAGCAGTGTCGTATTGCCGTGTTGCCATCCCCTTGGGGGGTTTTCAGGTTGGATGCAATGAGAAGCATACTGTGTTCTGAGTTCGAACCGTACCCGAAAACCCTTCTCCGAACCGGAAAACGAAACCCGCCGGAAGTCTGGGTACGGACGTACAATCGCAACCGGGGCATACTGTCCCTTTTGGCAAATTGAACATAATACACAGGAGAATCAATCGTGGCCGATCGGGGGGCCGTTCCGTACGGTACGACCAACTTAAAGCTCTCTTAGTAGTTTGCCACGCCACTTGTCACCATGCACCCCCAGCAGTGACAGAAAGGGATGAAgcgttaaattgatttatcgtCCTAATTTTCGCAATGCTTTGCCTTCGTAGAAATTCGAGCTACCACGGCAGCATCTCGACCATTGTCGCCAAAGGCAACAGAATCGCCATCGGACCTTAGCAtcggagtattttttttacctgcCTCGCGGATATATATTTTCCCCCGGGAAGCTACAACGGGAACTAAGCACTAAGCAAAGAGAAATTGAACTTTCTAAGTCAAATGGCGCCAAATGTGTGGTTTTCAAACTTGCTCATGAATTGTATTCGTTGATAGTTCtttattctttaaatttattccatcatttggaggaagaaaaaatctacCAAAACGCCCGTCCGTGTGTTGGCCATTTATCATTTACATGCACGGTAATCGATCAGCAATCACCGACTGATATCGGTTAGTAGATGCGTTCTACTTTCTCGATCCCTTTTCCTTTCGCAAGGAAGCAAGGAAACAAGCGGAacgaaccgaaaaaaaaagattgatgcGTTCATAAAAAGGACATATTTTTAAGTGGTATTTCGTCGTACAgcttttgagttttttttaacgttttccTGCCCTTGGACGAGTACCGTCGTCCggaggaacgaaaaaaaaaaaacacccgccCCGGAATGAACAACGAGTGAGTAGAAGTTGATTAGTTGATCATTGTCTGCTTTTTGAGCGGGGTGGGGTACGGGACACCATCTTCTTACTGGCCTAATCGAATTTGGGGCGGTGTTTGCCTGCCATCCTTGAACGTGACTGATTGCCTGTATCTTACGACGCGCTACACTCTTCTATACGGCAAACCTTTCCCAATATCCCAAAAATACTAACctacccttttttgtttcgctctgTTCTCTTTCTGTTCTTGCAGGAAAAAAGGCGAAGGAATCACCACACCACCTTCGGGAAAACGGTGGCCTTTAGTTGTTTGCCGTTTTGCCAGGAAATCGTCCAGGATCGTCCAGCGAACCTGTCGGTATAAAGTGTTGTTGCGAATTTGCCATTAGAAGCTGGTAAAGGCgtcgaaaaacaacaactgctCGGTTAGCAGTggaggaaaagcaaacaaaacttagtaccaattttatttacaaaaccaaaaaaagaaaaaaaggaatccacTCGCCCACCTGTACTGGAGCACTCTTAGTAAATAATTACATTTACTCGTTAAAGCTGCTTTCACCCGCATTTCACCCGCTGGTCTGGAGGTTGGAATTTAGAAGTTGTGTGAGGTGCAGTGAGGTGCAGAATGAAGATTCGATGTTCTTTCGGTGACGGGATTCGAACAAAAATACCGACCGGAACGAATACACCGTCCCTGCCATTGTGAGCGCAAATTGGCAGGATTCGCTTTTATCGAATCATAGCGCTAGCGCGGTGGGCAGCAGCTCATATCGATCCAAGTAACCGTGGGTACAAGGAAGCGGACCGCCGGCGGCCATTACCgggaacacatttttaatgcaAGGAAGGAAGCGTTTAGCTAAAGTGGAAATTGAGCAATTTCGTAAGAATTTGTTTGTGGCAACGGAACGCcgggtgagtgtgtgtgaagCGAGGACGGGACGGTGCAAGGATGAGTGTCCATGGTTGTTGGAGGATTTTCCTGTTCGGTGCCAACGTGTTAGCAGGTGAGAAGCATCTTTATGTAAACGCAGCGTGTCATACCGATGGCACGAATGACACGACAaaacgatgctgctgctgctgctgatgatgatgaagctgttaatttaattcgatttCACTCACTCTACCGCACCTAATTTTAGGTCTCCTAGCGACGGCCCTTACCAGTGAGGTTGGCTCTAGCTCGACAGTGCTGCTGCTCGATAAATTGCCGATCGCTGTACCGACGGTCGAAACGATACCGCACGGTGCACCGCGACCATTACCATCCCACCGGGGGATACCGTACGATGGTGAAAATGGTGGCAGTCCCGACCCGGCCGGTGTGGACATTACCGACAGTAATGCCTTCGTAGCGGCCGACATCATCAACCTCGACCGGGACGGTGCGGTTAGCTTTATACCGCGTCGTGACGTGCGCTATCAACGTGCGGTACCGCCGGAATATGCCGGTGCATCGGCCCTACCGCACTGTGAAACGTTTACCATGGGCGATCCGGACTCGAAGACACTGTACAATCCGGGCTGGCCGGGTAACTATCCGAACAACAGCGATTGCGTCGTGGTGCTGGAAGCACCGGTCGGGTTTCTGGTGCGGCTCGACTTCCGGGACCACTTTCACATCGAACCGTCGGAAGAGTGCAAGTACGACTTTCTCGAGGTAATGATGCGTGACAAATATTCACGCGAGATTGTCCCATAATTCTGTCACTCACTCACTGTCGCTTCCTTTTGGCAGATTCGCGATGGTGCGCACGGATTCTCGACGCTGATTGGCAAGTACTGTGGTCAAACCTACCCGCCCATGATCACCTCAAAGGAACGTTTTCTGTGGCTGCACTTTCACTCGGACGAGAACATCGAGTACAATGGGTTTGTCGTGGTGTATGATTACGTGCCGCGCCCTACTTCGTGTAAGTTGGACCCAAGTTGTTATCTCCCCAGTGGTTTTGAGGGGGTTTATTGAGGGACAGATTTTTCCGGTTCAAGTGGTAAAGCTGGACCCGTTTCTGGGTTCTCTTCAAGTTAAAGTGGGGTATGTCGAAGAACATATGacattcctttttattttctggttCTTGTTTAAATCAGTTTGACGCAgaatattgtgtgtgtgtgaattgaaaaaaagcttttgaaaaagaatcgaTTTCATCTTGAAAAAGCTCTAAAAAGGTGAAATCCAGCCTTATTTCCTGTGCAGCTTGAAAAGAATCCCGTAAAGCTTTTACGGTGATTTTGAGCTCATCTGGCATAGTCGAAACCGTTTCTAGATTCTGGTCAAattgaagagagagagagagagagagagagagagagagagagagggagagtatGTAGAAGCaaatatgaaattaataaTACTTGCTAGAACTGGAAATTAATCCCATACATAGCTTTCTACTACTTGTTGCTTTCTGGTCCTATTGGAAAGCTTTACAAGTGTGTAAGTTGAGAAATCcttgaaaacaaaagaaaattttacatgttAAAACTTATAAAGAGGTTGTTGGTGCTTGAAATCTTACTGAAGAAAAGGTAGAAAGTGGAATAGATTTCTGATCAAACTATATTGAATGTCctgtttttgaaaaacagtACTTTTACTGTTCTTTGTTCAAGTAGGAAGGTTGGAAACATTTATGGATTCCTTCAAAGTTGAGCTTCAATATACTAAGAATGTTCCCAGAACACTTGGTGGGAACGATTCAGTTTACAGGTTTCTTGACTTACACTATAAAAGCtttgcataaattaaaatttaaaatgtttaaaaaaacatgcttGCAAAAGATTCAAAAAATGAGAAGAATTCGAGATTTACTTCGCAACAATCCAGTTCAACTAGGAAAGAACACAGAAATGCCAGCAACTTCACCATAATAAATCAAGGAGCATGTTTTAGGTCTGTAAAAAATCCTATAACCACATTAAAGCTTTATTCTTTAGTGAAATGCCCCAAATATAGCCAAGGACACTTTTCTTtcgaattttaaattcaatatcTCCAAATGAACATTGCCTATTAATGAGTAATGAGTTTCACTCAATAGAACTTGTTCCACGTCTATTTGTACATCTTcaatttcaacttgaaaaagCTCGCTACAATCCCGATTTTGAGAAAAGCCTACAATTCTTTCCTTTACTCACAACATTTGTATTCGCTTTACACAACAGCTATTTACGACGATGAAAGCTGCCGGATGGAGGTTTCAGGAATGGAAGGATTCGTTAATCGGTCGGATGTTCCGcgcgaaaagcaacaaaccgtGATCGAGCATGGCCTCTCGCTTGACTGCATGTGGGTCGTAACAGTGGCGGATGGATGGAAGGTAAGAACCGTATCAAATCAATCGATACTTAGCACCTCATTAGCAAAGGTTATGGATGCTCTGTAGGTTGCTAGTTCTAAATCATATGTCTCCGACGATGACTCACTTGTGTTCTTTCCCCGGCtttggtttcaattttcccgCAACAATTCCAACGCTAGATACAACTCTCATTCCTCAAGTTCAAGCTGGAACGACCAAACGATTGCGAAAGCAACTTTGTCGATGTGTTCACCGAACGAACGGATCTGCCGTCGAGGTAAGATAATGCAATCTTCCAGCTGGGCGGACGTACAGCGCACGTTGACGAATGGCGCCAATGACCATCCGCATTACGGTTACGGCACAAATTAACCATCTGTTTCACCTCGTACCTTTCGCATAGACTGAAAAACTTTTGCGGTTCCATCGCCGACTCGGTCGTATCGCGCTCGAACGTCCTGCACATCCGGTTCTTCGCGGAAGCGGCCGCCATTAATTCCTCCTTTTCCATCCTCTTCACTGCATTTAGAGAGAAAGCGGCCGGTGAAAGTAAGTGCATTATGATTGCCACCCCCCAGGCCACTCCCCGGTgtgttttgggggggggggggggggggggggaaggctGTTGTATCGTTCATTTAATTTACGGTTTCGATTTCCTCCTTTTCGTCCCGACCGACAGCCTGTGACGATACGGAGTACGATTGTGAGGATGCAACGTGTATATCCGGCGAGCTACGGTGCAACGGTCGCATCAATTGTCGATTCCGGTGGGATGAGGATGAGTGTCAGGTTAGTTTCACCctccccaacacacacacgcacacacagagcACATGTGCGCTTGGTCGCCATTACTATCATTCTCTTTCTCCGTAGAAACAAGCAACCGCCCAGTCGGAAcacgtcatcatcatcgtgattGTGTTTGGGCTCATACTTGGTGGGATGATACTGCTGTTTCTGTTCAACTGTAGCCGAAAGATTATACGCGACCACAAGATCATACGCGAGCACATTCGGCAGTCGCGCGAAAGCAAGCTGAACGAGCTGGGACGCCATTCGACGAAAAAGTTGGTCGATCTGGATATTACCAAGCTGCCGCCGCCTGCCTTCGACAAGGATCCAATCAATGTGCTGGAAAGCAGCAGTACGACGAACGTGAACAATGGACAATATTATCGCGACATGGGCATCGgcagtgttggtggtggtagtgccggtagtggtggtggaaaTGCTGGACCACACATGTTTAGCAGCCGGATAGACATTAAGGCGGATCCGCAGGATGTGCTACGGGGCAGCTACCATGAAGATCCACTGTCGCGGTCCGGGACGCTCGGGCGCGATGGTGGTGGCATGTGTGATATGGCCTGTCAGACGAGGtacttttcggttttgttcttcattagtttctatcagaaaaaaatgcattttttgttttgcttaacgCTTCTTCTCCTTTTGTAGGGAATCACTCTTCCAGCCGGTGTTTAAAAATAAGGTCAACCAATCACCGAATCAGCTGCAAAACAGCATACGCTTCTCGACGTTCGGTTACGAAAGtcagcagcaggagcagcaaCAACTGCCGGCGGtcacaccaccaccgccaagggtgaaacatcatcatcatcatcaccatcatcatcatggcgGTGGTACGCTCGAAGGTGGAACCAAAAGCTCCAAGGTGAACCGTATCGAGCTGGAGGATCTGTCACCGCCCGGTTCGGGTGGGTACGATGATCGGGGTGACGatatgcagcagcagcagcagcagcaacagctgccACCCAGTCAGCATGGTCACTCACACagtcacacgcacacgcatcagcatcaacatcCTCACACACATCAAAAGATCGCCCACGAGCGAAACCTGACTGAGACCGGTGTTGGCCCGGGAATGGGACGAACTGGTGGGGGTGGAGGTggaggtggaggtggtggtgcaGGAAGTGGGGGTGGATCTTATGGTGCTGACATCCGGAAGTCGGCACCGGACGTCATCATTATGACCTCCTCCCATTGACCCGGAGCGGTCCCGGGGATGGTTAGCTAAATTGGGAAGTTAGAATATTGTTTGTCAGGTAATTTTTTGGGGACGGCgcaaggaggaaaaaaaactcccagcCCCCCCTTTTTATTGCCACCGTACGCACCGTATCGGAGGTGTGCAACGTGTGCACGCTGGTATTGCGAGTGGTTTGAAGCGTCTAAGGAAAGTATCGTTATTGCGCCATGAAGTGCTCTTCTTGGTTagttgttttaattgaattacttGTAAACTATCACGAAGCATTGGGTGGGATAGCAGGCTGGAAATCACGTTGCACCATTACCACGTGAGATTCTTAtgacatcttttttttttgttttttttttttttttgttacacaaCAACGGGAACACGATCCCTTATAGGTTGAGGTTAGATTAAGCGATCTGCCGTGTAgtcgaaaatgtttttttttaatctattttatCGCACGTCGTTTCACAAGCCACGGGCACAGTGAAATGGTCGCACACGATTTGCAGTAGGATAGGGTAAATGTTAGAATTATATCGATGACACGAAGGCCGACTATCGTCCTTGAGACCATGAGGAGATGAAGACGAAGACAGCTAGGGTACTACTATACGCTCGTACACGTACTAACACAACATTCAACATTGCACCGTAATGGGTTTCAAGTGCattacacactcacacatacatacacacacacacatacatacacttaCATGGGCAGCCGATACGCTGCGGATCTCTTTGGGGCATCAGGTACCGTATGCAATGATCGAAGAATTAGCTAATGGGGTTTCCAGTCGATTGATAATCGGTTGGGAACAGTTACACTGCTAAGTTAGAATATTTGTAGATCCCGAGTTGTTCGTTGTCAGTAGCTGGTTCTGGATCAGCAGCTCTGCCTTTTTGGTGTACCTTCCATTCTGGAAAGAGTAGCCGGAAAGACACGCGTGTAATGCAGCTGGCTACCATTTTGTACATATATTGTCAATCATTGCCCCAGTTAGAAGACACTTTGCTTTGTTGCATTATCGATTTGTTACGTTTCTTGGCATGTATCGGAGCAAAGCCGGAAAAGAGGATCGTGAGAAAGACGAATGTTATAGAAATTTGTAGCTTATCCAGTATTGATAAGCTAGATTAAGATGAACACAAAGAAGGGAAAAGAGATCGAAaggataatttgtttttgtttgggaaaAAAGCCTTGAAAGATTTTAGACAAAACATTTACCCACTAATGGAGAGTGTGGCTAGAGAAcagtttctttttaatattttaagtttAATATCTTGAACATGTGTTGCTGGTTGACTAGTGACTTAACAAAGCATTAAAGAGGCATTGTGCATGATTgaataatgtaaaacaatatCACCAAATCAACCGTTGTTACCAGCATGACTGTAATATTTGTGTTAATTTGATCAACATTCTGCCCTTCTGTTTgctgacgaaaaaaaaacggatgaacGTGTGATCTTGCCACGCCGCTGCTGAGAGTGTACGGTTGGAACCAAGTGTAATGGACCAATCGTTAAAATTTGAACCACAAACTAGCGAAAaatcaaagaagaaaacataacaacaCCTACACTCGTGTATTTTGTACAGTCACCTCTCACTGTCATACGATTTGTTACTCGTAACTCAATTGTACTATATACGGTTACACCATAGTGTCTAGCATCATCAGCACATCGTACCCATTTTACAAGCGACTTGCATAGCAAATGCACACAGAAGAAAATGACCACGGAGGCAGCAGGAGTCCAAAATTACCAACGCGTAACAAACCAGGTTACAGGAAACTTACAGGAAGTGCTACACtttacgtttcttttccaccCTACTTCACACTTTTATAATCCAAACCTTTGCCCGCAACGGAAGTGTTCGTAGTATTCGGTGTAATAACTTTTCCTATCACACCCTATCACTAGGCGAACACTATTGATAACACgcatgtatttgtgtgtgtgtgcatatatGGATCTCTCGACAGTCAAAGAAAGTTCACATGTTTCTTCACATCATAATAATTTAGCGACTCGGTCAAATGACAAAAAACTCAATTTTACTATGTGACATAACCACATCACTGCTCATTCGTAccctaggaaaaaaaagtgctagcaaaaaaaaacagtttatcgttttaaattcattaaccAAACCACATCATTGATGGAAtagggtaaaacaaaaaaacacgtgtaAAAAGAACCACCGGTGGGAGAAATTGTAAAGTTTGATTCatgatttattaataaaacacatgaaaatgaaacaatggGTGAAATATTATGCAGTGCTGTTGAGTTTTAACAATATTATGCACGAAAGAATGTATCGGTATTATGCGTCTCCATTGGTTTCCAACAGGTGTTCTACGGTGTTCAACTGTCGGTACAATGCGTCTCCATTCGATTCCACGAGGGACTCTACTGTGttcaactgtcattttaaaatgtgctACATCCATTCGTCTGACGTCTGACGTCCGCCAATATTGTCAAAATGTCAGCGagcattttgtttacattttcgaCACAACAACAATCTACTCTCGATTTGGAAACGTAGTTCATGGATAGAACATTTTAACGTTTCTTTATTAGTCTCTAAGTTTCATTATGCTCACCACCTGATTTGAAGTGACCCTATCGGACATGGAtttacaacaaacacaaactgtGATACGTGCTTGATTCGTGATAGAGATGTACGGCCAACCACAACTAATACCTGGTGTCGTTCGTAAAGCGGCTGTTACTTTGCCGACGGCTCCTTCTTCCTgcgatgtaaacaaaactaaaacatgGAATCCGGAAAAAGGCATCATTCCCGGTTCCATAAGACCAGTAGCCTGCAGTACATCTTTTACTCAAAATTCATCGAATATTGTACCTGTACCCAGTACCGATACAACGGCTTGTCCCGATAGGATTACCAAGTATGtatgaaatatgtttattgTAATATGTATGCTAAACTATCAtctatttctctcttttaGCCAAGCCGTGGAAGAAATTCTTCGCGAAACGAGGTTAGGAAAGGTGCGTGCTGAAGAATATGGGTCCACCGCTTGGCGTCCTTGTCCTTtgcggaaaacaaacaaacggtttCTCAACCGCACGCTTGTATCGATGGTTAACCACAATGATCGTGTAAAGCAGAAAACCACACATCGTTCTCGTCTTAAGCTAAGTGAATTGGTACGGAAAGGAAGCGGGGACGAGCGGAACAATCATGCAAGTAGCTCAGCTAAGTCCAAGAGTCGCGGTAAGAGCAAAGACGCAGAAACATATTTGGCTGTAATTAATCTGATCGACGATAGTGACTGATCGAGGAGTAATATGCTGATGAAATGCTGTTCGTTTTCATTGTACTACTCGAATTACGTCCATttgaattaaacattaaactacGATCGTTTGTAGATCAAGACTGGTCCATCGATTATTGTATACAACAGACCACAAATCGAGACTCATATCATGTGTTTAAAGGCTGAAGAATGAAAATCTCCTTGGATATTTCTTTGCAAGCTATTTGACAACCGATACTATCTAGTGTTGGTTGAATGTACAATGTCTTTTCCTAATGTCCTGCTCAAAATGtcttttgaaaaagaaaatataaaaaatggcaGCCATTGTTAGTAAGAGGTGCTGATTCGGTATTCTTTTTATCGTTATTTGGGATGTACAACCATTGTCAGTCATCGTTTTGTCATGTTTCTGTCGGATGTATGTATATCTGTGAATTAttcgatttaattttaattactttataCAAACTGTTCAAACTGCCAACGAATGCATAATGTTTAGGAAggaaaattacaaaatcatttcaatgCAGTAAACTCactaagaataaaacaaataagttCGTAATGTGGGAAGATAGTTGTTTCGAAAATAATTCCGAATACAGTATGGTATTGAAGGTCCGTCccaccgtagcaaggactaacAATCCCGCTGcgaggtaaaaataagtctagtaagacAGATGTGGCCGCCATGATCTGTAATTCCTtaccttttttattaaaataaatatgcgGATAGATTCGTCAAATCAAACAATATTTACCgatgaaaagaaatataattcGTTCAGAACGATAATTGACCACTGGATGCTAAAATCCCTCGAACCCTTAATTTCTTCATACATTTTACTGTTACACTGGACAACATCTTCCATGTTCAGTGTGCGGAACGCATTAAGACATGCGTAAATTCAAGGGacatacaaacgcacacaaattCCATCATCTTCCACGGAAGCAAAGAGAATGAAGTTAAGAAGCCGAGCTGAGCCAAAGTTTAAAGGTGGGAAACAAATCCGTGAACcgtgaaaaaacacattcaccaACATCCCTTTAAACTCCGGTCGTGGACATGCAACGCAGCCAGTGGCTGAACGGATGAAATGGGCAGCATTTATTGTTTGAATAAATGATGATTGAAGGGCTTTAATGAGGAGACGATCGACGAAAGTTAAATCGTATTGCTAGCAGCATGTGTGTTATCATCGTCAAAGGCATTCAAgggttaaaggaaaaaaattgcaatagtaaattaattacatGTATAGTTTTTGCTTTAACTTACATGTCTTgaggcattaaaaaaaatgaatcacaaacatcaaacaaacctCCGTATGCAGAAAATTCGGTGG
Proteins encoded in this window:
- the LOC125764473 gene encoding uncharacterized protein LOC125764473; translated protein: MSVHGCWRIFLFGANVLAGLLATALTSEVGSSSTVLLLDKLPIAVPTVETIPHGAPRPLPSHRGIPYDGENGGSPDPAGVDITDSNAFVAADIINLDRDGAVSFIPRRDVRYQRAVPPEYAGASALPHCETFTMGDPDSKTLYNPGWPGNYPNNSDCVVVLEAPVGFLVRLDFRDHFHIEPSEECKYDFLEIRDGAHGFSTLIGKYCGQTYPPMITSKERFLWLHFHSDENIEYNGFVVVYDYVPRPTSSIYDDESCRMEVSGMEGFVNRSDVPREKQQTVIEHGLSLDCMWVVTVADGWKIQLSFLKFKLERPNDCESNFVDVFTERTDLPSRLKNFCGSIADSVVSRSNVLHIRFFAEAAAINSSFSILFTAFREKAAGETCDDTEYDCEDATCISGELRCNGRINCRFRWDEDECQKQATAQSEHVIIIVIVFGLILGGMILLFLFNCSRKIIRDHKIIREHIRQSRESKLNELGRHSTKKLVDLDITKLPPPAFDKDPINVLESSSTTNVNNGQYYRDMGIGSVGGGSAGSGGGNAGPHMFSSRIDIKADPQDVLRGSYHEDPLSRSGTLGRDGGGMCDMACQTRESLFQPVFKNKVNQSPNQLQNSIRFSTFGYESQQQEQQQLPAVTPPPPRVKHHHHHHHHHHGGGTLEGGTKSSKVNRIELEDLSPPGSGGYDDRGDDMQQQQQQQQLPPSQHGHSHSHTHTHQHQHPHTHQKIAHERNLTETGVGPGMGRTGGGGGGGGGGGAGSGGGSYGADIRKSAPDVIIMTSSH
- the LOC125764551 gene encoding uncharacterized protein LOC125764551, whose amino-acid sequence is MYGQPQLIPGVVRKAAVTLPTAPSSCDVNKTKTWNPEKGIIPGSIRPVACSTSFTQNSSNIVPVPSTDTTACPDRITNQAVEEILRETRLGKVRAEEYGSTAWRPCPLRKTNKRFLNRTLVSMVNHNDRVKQKTTHRSRLKLSELVRKGSGDERNNHASSSAKSKSRGKSKDAETYLAVINLIDDSD